TATAAAATTAAACGTTTTTTTGACAAAAAAGCAGAGATATCAGTAGGGTCTTACGCAAAGGGCCAGGTTAACATGCAGAAATTATTGCGGAAAAGGCTGGATTTGGCGCGATGCGGTTAAAGTCCTGTGTAACAATTTCTCGTGTTCTTACCGCCATTATTTCGTTCGATACAAACCAAATGTTCCCGCCGCATTCGTTTCAGCCTGATCACCCGCGGGTCGTTCTTGTTTCATGTTGCGGCAGCACGAGCAGCGTGCTCGCCGTACTCAACCAGTTCGGTGTCCTTTATCCAGGCCTTCCCCAATTGGTATCCTTTTTCCCGGAACAACCGCAGACAGGCATCCACGACCGTCGTGTCGTACAATGTCCCGTGTTTTGTTTCGATCTCCTCCAGGGCCGCTGCAATGCCCAAGGATGGACGGTAGGGACGGTGGGAGGCCATGGACTCCACCACGTCCGCCACCGCCAGAATGCGGGCCTCCATGAGAATTTCGTCTCCTTTCAGACTTCTTGGATACCCGGAGCCGTCCATCCGCTCATGATGCTGATAGACGATTTCCGCCAAGGGCCAGGGGGATTCCACGTCCTTCAAAACCACATATCCGCCGTATGCGTGTTCCTTGATCAGCGCGAACTCAATTGGCGACAATGTTGTTGGCTTGGACAAAAGCTCCGAGGGTACGGACATTTTTCCGATATCATGGATGGGGCCGGCCATGCTGATGGCTTCGATCGTCTCCAGAGGCAGTCCCATTTCCACGGCAATGGCCCGGGCAAGGTCGGACGAGCGTTGCTGGTGCCCGGAGGTATAGGGGTCCCTCATTTCCACGGCCGATACCATGACCTGAATGATGGCGCTGAACGCTTTCCTGAGTCGTTCAAGGGTCTGCTGGAGCTGTTCTTCCGCCTTCTTGCGCGCAATGCTTTTCCAGGTGGTTTCCATCAGCAGCGAAATCTGAAGAATGTCCGTGTATTCATAATCGGTCTCCTTGTTCGCCAGGCCGATCACGCCGACAATGTTCCCGCCTTGAATGATTGGAAGCGTCATGAACTTTTCGAGTTGCACATGGCCAGCGGGGGTGCCTTTTTTCAGGGAATCAGGGGCTTGATAATCATTGACGATGATTGGCCGACGCTGCCGGACCGCCTCGCCCCAGATCCCGGTCTTGTTCAATTCGTATTTCGTTTCCTGGTTGAGGACAGTGCATGCGGGCATCACCTCCCTGGACCAGGAATTCAGGACAAACTCCCGACGATCTTCGTGGTATGTATAAATGTACCCGATCCTGCTCCCGGTCAGTTTGATGGCCTGCTCCAGCGCATAATCCATAAAATCCTGAACGGTCATGGAAGTATGCTGCAGAATGTCCACCAGGCTTTTCAGGCGGGCTTCGCTCCGTTGCAGTTCCTCCAGCGCCAGCTTGCGCTCGGTAACGTCACGGATGTTGCACTGCACCAAGGTGGCTTTGTCCACGAGATATACGTCCGCGTCGATATGATGTCCGTCTTTGTTGATCACCGTTACATCGTCATATTTGAGAATGCCGTTCATGTTCAAGGCCTGCATTGTCGCCGGGAAATCCCCTGTATCAATATCCACGCCGATATCCGGAAGCTTCCGTCCGATGCTCTCCTGCTGGGTATACCCCAACAACTTCTCAGTGGCTGAATTGGTGTTGACGATCTTCCCTTCATGTTTCTCAAGCAGCACGATCCCGTCGTTCGCGGTCTCAAATAGACGTCGGAAGCGCTCTTCGGACTCAGCCAGATCATCTTCCAGACGTTGGCGTTCCGTGATGTCCTCGATGGCCAGGAGGATCATTTTGCCGTTTAAGTCCTTCCGATATACTTGACGGGCATTGAGCAGCATAACCTTGGGCCCGATGTCCTGAAAAGCATGCCTCACTTCGAAGTCGTCAAAGGCTTGGTTTTCTGGAAGGACTTCTTCAAGAAGTTCCCGGAGCATGGGGATGTTCCACTGCTTGTTTCCAAGATCATAGAGGAAACTGCCGATGCTTTCCTCCGAAGTTACCTGGAAGGTCTTGAAAAAGTTGCGGTTCGCGAAGATGATTTTCAGGTCCGCATCCAGAATCAACAGTGGCTCTCTAATGGTGTCCACGATGCTTTCGGCACATTGAAGGGCGTTGTCGACCGTAAATACGGACGTCTTCATGGGTGGCGTTGTTTCCAGCTCGGCACCTTGGGAGCGCAATCCCTTCAGTTCTCCCGCAAGCCGTTTTTTTGCTTTGTTGTCTTTCATCGTAACCTCGCCACTTTGCAGACAATTTGCCATATCGCCTCTTTCCAGGCAACCTGCATCTACAACACCCGCAATTCGCAGACCCGTCGGAAGTGGTAGCCGTAGATGGCCAGGGTCACGGCCAGGGGCAGGGACCTTGGCCGTCGGAGCAGGGTCCAGAAGAACAGCTTCCAGTAATGGAACCGTTCCTGGCCCAGGATGCCCAGGCGGAAAATGGATCGGAACAGAGCCATCAGGCTTTCGGAAAAGCGCCGGATTTGCCATGGCTTTTTGTTGACCGGCAGTTTGTACTCCCTCAGAAAGGTGATCACCCTGGCATAGTATGCCTCGGGCGAGTAGATGTTCTTCAGGATTTCCTTGTACCCGTCGCGCAACGACTCCAGGGTCATGGTCGGCAGGATATTCGTCGTTCCATCCACGTTGTCGCCGGAAATGCCTTCGCGCAGCCGACCGGCCTGCTTGAGCCTGCTGTAAAGCCTGGTGCCGGGAGGGGCCTGCAGCAGGCCGACCATGGCCGTGGTGATGCCGCTTTGCTGGATGAACTCCACAAGGCGGTTGAAAATGGTTGGCTCGTCATTGTCAAAGCCGACGATGAACCCTCCCTGGACCTGGATTCCAAAGCGCTGGATGCGCTTCACGTCCCGGATCAGATCGCGGCAAATGTTTTGGCCTTTGCCGCATTCGGACAGGCTGGCCTCGTTGGGCGTTTCAATGCCGATGAAAACGGTATCGAATCCCGCCTCGACCATCATGGCCAACAGTTCTTCGTCGTCAGCCAGATTGATGGACGCCTCGGTGCCGAAGGGCATTCCTTTCTTGCCTTTTCTCCAGTTGACCAAGGCGGGCAGCAGCTCGGCTTTGAGCCGCCGCTTGTTCCCGATCAGGTTGTCGTCCACGAAAAATATCCCGCCACGCCAGCCGTTGGCATAAAGACTGTCCAGCTCGGCAATCATCTGAGGCGCGTTCTTGTTGCGCGGTGTGCGGCCCAGCAAGGCCGTTACGTTGCAGAAATCGCAACTGAACGGACACCCCCGTGAGTACTGGACGCTCATGCTCGCGTACTGTTTCAGTTCCAGAAGATCCCAGCGCGGAACAGGCGTCTGTCCGATGTCCGCGAATCGGTCCGTGGCGTAGACCCGTTTGGCCCGACCCAGGGAGAGATCCAGCAGGAATTCCGGCAGGGTCAGCTCGGCCTCGTTGAGCACGAAATGGTCCACCTCGGGGAAGTGTTCATGCTCCACCGTGAACAGCGGCCCACCGGCAACAACCAGCAGCCCGGCGTCCTTGCACAACCTGATCGCCTTGCGCGACGATT
The DNA window shown above is from Desulfonatronum sp. SC1 and carries:
- a CDS encoding B12-binding domain-containing radical SAM protein, with product MTLDSQTSPINVLLIYPEIPDTFWSFKHALKFVGKKVSSPPLGLVTIAAMLPKHWNPRLVDLNIRELSLDDLLWAEYALVSAMTVQRESSRKAIRLCKDAGLLVVAGGPLFTVEHEHFPEVDHFVLNEAELTLPEFLLDLSLGRAKRVYATDRFADIGQTPVPRWDLLELKQYASMSVQYSRGCPFSCDFCNVTALLGRTPRNKNAPQMIAELDSLYANGWRGGIFFVDDNLIGNKRRLKAELLPALVNWRKGKKGMPFGTEASINLADDEELLAMMVEAGFDTVFIGIETPNEASLSECGKGQNICRDLIRDVKRIQRFGIQVQGGFIVGFDNDEPTIFNRLVEFIQQSGITTAMVGLLQAPPGTRLYSRLKQAGRLREGISGDNVDGTTNILPTMTLESLRDGYKEILKNIYSPEAYYARVITFLREYKLPVNKKPWQIRRFSESLMALFRSIFRLGILGQERFHYWKLFFWTLLRRPRSLPLAVTLAIYGYHFRRVCELRVL
- a CDS encoding HD domain-containing phosphohydrolase gives rise to the protein MKDNKAKKRLAGELKGLRSQGAELETTPPMKTSVFTVDNALQCAESIVDTIREPLLILDADLKIIFANRNFFKTFQVTSEESIGSFLYDLGNKQWNIPMLRELLEEVLPENQAFDDFEVRHAFQDIGPKVMLLNARQVYRKDLNGKMILLAIEDITERQRLEDDLAESEERFRRLFETANDGIVLLEKHEGKIVNTNSATEKLLGYTQQESIGRKLPDIGVDIDTGDFPATMQALNMNGILKYDDVTVINKDGHHIDADVYLVDKATLVQCNIRDVTERKLALEELQRSEARLKSLVDILQHTSMTVQDFMDYALEQAIKLTGSRIGYIYTYHEDRREFVLNSWSREVMPACTVLNQETKYELNKTGIWGEAVRQRRPIIVNDYQAPDSLKKGTPAGHVQLEKFMTLPIIQGGNIVGVIGLANKETDYEYTDILQISLLMETTWKSIARKKAEEQLQQTLERLRKAFSAIIQVMVSAVEMRDPYTSGHQQRSSDLARAIAVEMGLPLETIEAISMAGPIHDIGKMSVPSELLSKPTTLSPIEFALIKEHAYGGYVVLKDVESPWPLAEIVYQHHERMDGSGYPRSLKGDEILMEARILAVADVVESMASHRPYRPSLGIAAALEEIETKHGTLYDTTVVDACLRLFREKGYQLGKAWIKDTELVEYGEHAARAAAT